Below is a window of Brachyspira pilosicoli DNA.
TAAATTAATATTTTTTACTTTTGTATTGAAAAAAATACTGCTTCCTATTTCTTGTAAATTTTTAGGCATATTTACTTCTGTTAAAACTTTACAATCAAAAAATACTTCATCTCCCAAAACAGTTATATAATCAGGTAGAATAACTTTTGTTATGTTATAATACATAAGTGCAGTATTTACTAATATATAATCAGGGAGTTTATTATTTTGAAATGTCACATTTTTTAATGACACTATTATATTGTTAATGTCTTTAATCTCATTTATTATACCGCCAAGACTGTTAAATTTATCATAATTTTTTGTAGAAGTACCTGTAAATATTACTTTATATTCGCCCTTATCTTTATAATATTTTTCTAATGCAGCTTTTATGGTTTCTGCTGTGGCAGTATCTATATCTATGCCGTATTTTTCTACATCTTCATCTGTAGTAGGCGTATTATTATTGCCTCCAGAAGATGCTCCTCCCTCTGATGTATCAGGAGAAGTTGATTGGCTTTTGCATGATAAGAACAAAGCCAAAATTAAAATTATTACTTTTTTCATTCTTAATCCTTATTATATAAATATAACAAAAAATATTATTTAACCAATAATTTTATTAAACCTCTTTATTTTTAAAACAAGCTCAACGCACGCAAAGAAAAACTTAAAATATAATTTTATTAAGAATTGAATTTGAATTATAAACAAAAATACGCCTACCGTGCGGTGAATAAATTATTGGTTTAATCAAGTTTTTTGTGCCAATTATTCAATATTATATATACGAATTCCGAATTTGTAATAAGGCTAAAACTATATTTGAGGAATATTTATTATGCGTTATTTTAGTTTGATTTTTATACTTATTTTTAATATATCTTTTTTATTTTCTCAAAATACTAATACTGGTAAATTGGACCAATTATTAGATTATGCTAATACAGGCAATATTAATGGAATAAAAAGATTAATATCTGATGGTTCTATTTCTAGTTATATAAATTTTGGAGATATGCAGGGGCATAATGCTTTAATAACAGCTACTTTTAGAGGTTATAAAGATATAGTTGTTTTGCTATTATCTCAAAAAATAGATGTTAATGCTAGCTGTATACATGGAAAAACTGCTTTAACTTATGCAGCAGAAAACGGATATGTTGATATAGCTTCTTATTTACTTGCTAAAAATGCTAATCCAAATATAAAAGTTAATAATGGCACTACAGCTTTACTTCAAGCAGCTGGAAAAGGGTATTATTCTATAACAGAAATGATTATTAATGCTGGTGCTGATGTTAATATGTCTGGACTTTATATTAATCCAGATGATGCTAATTATAATATGACTCCTCTTATGGTTGCTGCCTATAATAATCATGATGATATAGTTAAATTATTGCTTGATAATGGAAGCGAAATAAATAAAGTTAATAATGTTGGAGCTAATGCTTTATTTTATGCTATAGCTAAGGGCAATGGAGAAGTGGCTAAAATGCTTCTTGAGAGAAATGCCGATGCCAATGTAGTATCTAGTTATGGATATTACGGCAATATTACAACACTTGCTTTAGCTTCATCTTTAGGGTTAAATGATATAGTGTCATCACTTTTAATAGGTAAGGCTGACATTAATTATAGAATGGCTGATGGAAGAACTGCTTTAATATGGGCTAGTATATCTGGTAAGAAAGATATTGTTTTATCATTAATTAATGCTAATGCTGATGTTAATATTAAAGATAATGACGGTAAAACAGCTTTAATGTTTGCAGCAGAGAATGGCGATTATGATTCGGTTCAATATTTACTTGACGGCAATGCAGATTTAAGTATAGTAGATAATTTATCAAAAAATGCTTTAATGTATGCTATGGAAAACGGAAACACTGATATAGTGGATTTAATTACAAAAAGAAGCTTGGTGAAGAAATAATTTATTAAAATATAGAAAGTGTATGGGGTTTGGATTATATAAAAAGGCTTTGAACTATATGTTTAAAGCCTTTTGTATTGTGTAATTATTATTATTGTTTTGTAATTGTACCAGTATGAAGTTTGTTGCCATCATCTATACTGTAAGAACCAGTTTTATTATCACTATTAAACATTAATGTTAAAGTTAAAGTTAATGTTGATGTTGAATATGTTAATATTACATCATATGTTTCATTTCCTTTATCCATAGCATTATTGCCATTAAAATCTACTCCTTTAGTATTTACATTTAC
It encodes the following:
- a CDS encoding ankyrin repeat domain-containing protein — protein: MRYFSLIFILIFNISFLFSQNTNTGKLDQLLDYANTGNINGIKRLISDGSISSYINFGDMQGHNALITATFRGYKDIVVLLLSQKIDVNASCIHGKTALTYAAENGYVDIASYLLAKNANPNIKVNNGTTALLQAAGKGYYSITEMIINAGADVNMSGLYINPDDANYNMTPLMVAAYNNHDDIVKLLLDNGSEINKVNNVGANALFYAIAKGNGEVAKMLLERNADANVVSSYGYYGNITTLALASSLGLNDIVSSLLIGKADINYRMADGRTALIWASISGKKDIVLSLINANADVNIKDNDGKTALMFAAENGDYDSVQYLLDGNADLSIVDNLSKNALMYAMENGNTDIVDLITKRSLVKK